TTCTTAGCCATGTTCAGGTATTATTTTGCGGGTAAGACGGTGCCGAAGGTGGCGTGGACGACTGATTCaccaaaagtgaaaaagtgagCAGAGCTGCACTTCTCTCTTTTATGCTGTTTGTGTAAACACTGATATCTGTTATAAGATGTAGAAGGTGTGAGttttatgctgtttgtgtgaaagcagaTATCTGTTATAAGATGTAGAAGGTGTGAGTTTTTTTGAACACGCAGTGTTTCCAGAGATTCATAGACTTGTGTCTGAAAGCCCCTGGCACCTCCCACAGTATTGTTTAACCTTCCCCAGGTCAGCAGTGAGGAGCACAGGCGCTCCCGCCCGCTGGAGTCAGGAGGAGAGGGAGCTCTTTGAGACAGGACTGGTACACGCTGCCGTTCGTTTGGACCTCAGACATTAAAGTCATTTAAAATCGTTGATATTTGCCTTTGTGTGGTGGctcaggtttgtttgttttcaggctCAGTTTGGGCGGCGCTGGACAAAGATCTGCCGACTGATTGGTACCAGAACCGTGCTTCAGGTGAAGACATACGCCAGGCAGTACTTTAAGAACAAGGTAAAACTCTCTTTCAGACAGGACCGTCTGTAGGATTATACACTGACACAGCTCATTCTCATTAATATCATGGAAAACATTAGGCGAAattctgtggtttgttttttgggtaCGTCTGTTGTTCAGGCCAAAGTTGAGGGGCGTGCTGTGGTCCTGTCAGCGGAGTCCCAGAGCGACCCGGTCCAGTCGCTCGGTCCTGTCCGGTCACACCTCCCGGCGCTGACTAACGCCGTGCGGATCGAGCAGCTGTCGGACGACGAGGACGTTGACATCACGGACGACCTGAGCGATGAGGGAGTCCAGACAGGGAgtcaggaggagcaggagggggAACAGAGGGAGTCAGAGGAGCCAGACAGTCAGGGAGAACCCAGCCTGAGCGGTACTCCCCccgcagacacactcacagacggAGGAGACCCTGGCCCCGTCGGACCCGCGGACTCGGACAGAACAGGGCTCTGCGGTGAGCAGGCTGACCCTGGACCGGCAGAGAGGAGTGAAACCCAGACGTCTCCTCCAGCCAGTCCTGACACACACCCCCCGTCTGCAGACGCCAACGGCACCCTGGGTAAGGGTACATCACTGTATCTGACTGCTCTCTTCCCCCCAAAAACATAaatcactcctctgtctgttcctctcatAGGCAGGGTGCTTATTTTAGTTTttggtgttttctgttttttttatattactgtttgtgtatatgtgtacgtCTGTTTGTGAATGCTCCTGTACTTACACCtgtacctgtgtttgtgttctagTACTTACTTTACAAACTCTGTAAGGATGAGGAAAATCAACTTCTGCATTTTTCTGACTCTTAGAAAAGGAAGCCGTGGGGGAGGAGTCTGAGGAAGAGCAAGAGGAAGGGGCGGAACTAAAGGCCCCTGAACAGGAAGTGACACTTGACATGAGTGTTATCAccgaggaggagaaacaggctATCCCAGAATTCTTTGAGGGTCGTCCGTCTAAAACCCCAGAGAGATATGTGAAAATCCGTAACTACATTCTGGACCAGTGGTGAGAAGGGACACTGCTGTATTTTGGTTGGCTGCAGAAGTTTTGTTCCATGTTGAAATAGAAGGATTTAGTGTTGAGGGTGTTAAGTCTCTTATTGTTTTACTAGCTGTGAGGGAAGACATCACGGCTGAGGCCTGAGTCCAGGGGCTGACGCTGATTTTGGTTTCATGtcttatttctgtctttcatttgtctCTCTGGTGGAAACAAAAATCCTTTATTGAGCAAAGATTCATTATTGGACAAACTTTTGTAAGATGACTGAAGACTTCTTATGAACTGAATCTATGTTTTcaacagtgtttttgtgtgtgtgtgtgtgtgtgtgtgtgtgagacaggttgaGGACTAAACCCAGGTACTTGAATAAGACGTCAGTGCGTCCAGGTTTAAAGAACTGCGGAGATGTCAACTGCATTGGCAGAATACACACTTACCTGGAGCTCATAGGAGCCATCAACTTCAACTGTGGTAATTAATGCCTCATTCCTCCGAGCcgtaaaataaatgaatctcTCTTAAATGAGAAAGTGATTAGTAATTAGAAGCTAATTTCAGAGAAGAAATGAGCGAAGTTAAAATGACATGTACACAGGTGAAGAGTTGGCATGTTGagaatcagtgtgtgtcagtcttaCTGCATGCTGCTGGTGATgacccctccccttcctctcctccacacacacactctctctctctcgctctgtcaaCGCAAAGACACGCTGAGTCAAAGGGTGGAGTCTGGTTTGTTCAGAGAGGATCATatgactgtgtgaaagagagtctTCATTGGaactgtgtcctgttcattaagagagtgaggaaagggagacactgaggagaatgaggacagggcccagtcactcacacactcaaccctcagctctgacactgtGGACGCTGCTGTTTTGCACAGTGGTATGGTGCGCTCTGGTATGGTttactgtctgtgctgtctgtgtagaCCAGGCAGTGTATAACCGACCGCGGACCGTGGACCGCTCACGGCTGAAGGAGGGGAAGGATGCGTTGGAAGCCTATCAGCTGGCTCAGAGGCTGCAGTCCATGGTGAGTCTGATCTGCAGTTGttgtccagtgtctgtgtgtctctgaggtgtgctgGACTGAGAGTCTGACCCTGTGCTGTGTTCAGCGCACGCGGAAGCGGCGAGTTCGGGATATGTGGGGGAACTGGTGCGACGCTAAGGACCTGGAGGGGCAGACATTTGAGGTGAGGGGCCGGGAGCGGCGTTGGCTCTCGTCGAGAATCCGACCGGTGTGTCTGATTAGTGCCGCGTGTAGCCGTAaacctgtgttttctgttttctgttgtggttgtaactggtctgtgtgtggattTATTCAGCACCTAAGTGCAGAGGAACTGGCCCtcaggagagaggagatgaaaagacAGCCAAAGCCCTGCAAACTGCCAAAGCACAGAGGGTGAGTGTGCTCTGcactgagagtgagtgtgtgtgagtgtgtgtgtgtgtgtgtgtgtgtgtgtgtgtgtgtgtgttaggtgagtatgtgtgtgtacgtgtgagtgtctgtgttaggtgagtatgtgtgttaggtgagtgtgtgtgtgtgtgtacgtgtgtgtgtctgtgttaggtgagtatgtgtgtgtgtgtgtgtgtacgtgtgtgtgtacgtgtctgtgttaggtgagtatgtatgtgtgtgtgtgtctgtgttaggtgagtatgtatgtgtgtgtgtgtgtatgtgtgtgcgtgtgtctgtgttaggtgagtatgtgtgtgtgcgtgtgtgtttgttaggtgactatgtgtgtgtgcgtgtgtgtgtgttcgttaggtgagtgtgtgtgtgtgatactcagttttatgtgtgtggtggtttCACATTTTGCTCCTGTATTTGGCGTCTGAGGACAGCGCTCTCCGGTCATTTACAgagtgaaaatttaaaaaaaaaaccaatgtgAAATCTAAACCTCAGATtaacccttttttcttttcccatgtGCAGCGTTTCTGTGGATCCGTTCCAGCTCATCCCATGCCGAGTGTttggggaagagagacaggtagagaaaCCATTCACCGGGCGTCTTTTAAAGCCCTTCTTAATCCAGATTACTGACTGTAAGACTCAGATTAATGCAGATTATTAGAGTGTTCTCATGtgctgtgcatgtttttttaattttcaggaGCCATTTAAAGTGATAGTTTGTGCGGAGGCTCTGGTCGTCATGGATATGGTATGTTTACAAtaatcattcattcactcatttcctAAGCCGCTTGTcgtaattagggttgcgggggtgggggggggtcgctggagcctgtcccagcgtTCATTTGGCAAAAGGCtggggaaacaccttggacaggtcaccagtccatcgcagacagTAGTCATCTCAGTCACATTTATAAAGGAATGTAAAATAACGGATCAGCGACCCGGGCCCGGCGCTGAACGGGTTGACGCGGTGCTGTTTGGGTTTGGGTCTGATGCTCTGTGTTCTACCCAGCATGCCCATGTGTCTCTGGGGGAGGTGATCGGCCTGCTGGGCGGAGACTAcgatgaggagaagagagagctgaagGTGAGATCCGCTGTTATCAGTCTTTGTTGTCATCCtggtctcacacacatccccagTCTGTGAACTGGGAATATACCAGTGACACAGTGACGTTGCTCATTACTTTAAAAGCACGTTATTTGTCCGTCATAAAAAGAGCTTCTCTGCTCTTGTCAGTACCTGAGtgataaatcatgtttttaactctttgatgtgtgtgaacTTTTGGCCTGGTCTGGTTGCTCTTGCTGATGGAGAGTGATATGATGAAATCTCATTTtgaaaagtaagtgtgtgtgtgttgtgtgtgtggtgtgtgggtgtgtgtggtgtgtgggtgtgtgtgtgtgtgtgtgtgtgtgtgcgtgtgcgtgtggggtgtgtgtatggtgtgtgggtgttgtgtgtatggtgtgtgtgtgtgtgtgtgttgtgtgtgtggtgtgtgggtgtgtgttgtgtgtgtggtgtgtgtgtgcgtgtggggtgtgtgtctggggtgtgtatggtgtgtgtgtgttgtgtgtatggtgtgtgtgtgtgtgttgtgcggtGTTGTATGGCAGATCTGTGCAGCGGAGCCCTGTAGCAGTCTGAGCACTGGGCTGCAGTGTGAGATGGATCCTGTCTCCCAGACCCAGGCCTCTGAAATGCtgggggtcaaaggtcaccgTGTGGTGGGCTGGTACCACTCGCACCCAGCGTTCGACCCAAACCCGTCCGTCAGGGACATCGACACCCAGGCCAAATACCAGGTCAGAACCAGTTCCGTTTGTCTGGACTTGTCAGCTCAGGCTGGACTTGTTCTGAATCCCGTTTGACAGACGGTGGTGTAGTGTTTCACAGCTCTGAGCGTTTGCTCAGCATTCATAACCATGTGGAAATCAGACTGGGTTGGACTCCAGGCAGAAAAATAAAGTGATGTCAGACTTCAAATAGAAGACAAATGGTATTGTACACCGTGTTTTAGTCATAATGTTGTCTTGCCTTGAAGCAACCAGTACTGAAATGATTTAGTGTTGTGTCAAATTTGGTTTGATTCCATAAATCTGCCTTTGGGAGGTGAATGTAGAATAAATGGTTTAACAGCCATGTGTCTTTGAAGCCCGACTCTTTGGTCTTagtacagagagaaatgatgaaaagaaaaaaaccctttaagtTTTTTACCCTGACTGAGATCAAAGCGCACAGATCTGAGGACCCTGGCAGGACCCAGGCACAGATAGTCCTACTGtggttctctctcacactctgccgCTCTCGTCAGTTAGTGAAATTTAGTGCTAGTGTTAGAGAAAATTTCACTTCAGAGCGTTTTAAAGTAGTGACCCCTTTAGTTAATTAGTCCTCAGGGAGCTGTGTgtcattttggattttagacAAACTCCACGTGACGGTTTGGGGAtttccctcttcttccttttcctcttctctctttctctcactttctaatccctgtctccctctctctctttgtctgaacATCTTCATGAaatattctcattctctctctctctctctctctctctctctctcacactcactctctctctctctctctctctctctctcagagttatTTTTCCAGGGGCGGGGCTCCGTTCATTGGAGTGATTGTCAGTCCCTATAACCCCAGTAACCCCTCCCCTGTGTCCCAGATCACCTGCCTGGTCGTGAACGAAGAGATTGGACCTTCTGGCACCAATCAGAGTATGTCCTAAATCAGTCCCCACCCACATTTCATCTCACTAACGTTTTTACAGATGAAAGGGACAGTACAATGATACATTTATACCTTCTGCTATTGATATATCATATGTTTGatatctgttgtgtttttgtgtgtgtgtgtacatcagaGGTACCATACAAGTTCCAGTTCCAGAACTCTCCGGAGAttcctgattggtcagaggTGATGAGACGAGCAGAGTGGGTGGTGTTTAAATATCGGAAATCACACGGGtgggtcatgtgtgtgtgtgtgttcgtgtgtgtgtgtgtgtgtgtctaaaacgAATGTGCCTTTCTTAGCTGCAGTTGTGCAGTCCATGATCATGGTGACTCTTTTGGGGTGTAGAACATTAGCAAAGAGATTACGTGTATGTCTCCGTGAGGTCAGGGGTTAACAGGGTCatgatgaagagtgtgtgtgtgacgctgtgttgtgttttgctctcTCAGGAGTGTACCCATGGACAGGCTTTTCCGCAGAGATTCCTCCTTTACCTGCCTAGAAAAGGTAAACGTGACATCCTTTAGATATCCACCACGCCGAACTCTGAGACTGTACAGGACTCTGACCGACTGTGTTTCTCTACGCAGATGCTGGCTTCACTAAGGAAGGTTCTGGACCAGTTGCCGGAGGTGGAAATGGAGACGGTCTTAGTTCAGATTGAGACCCTGTTTGTAACATATTTtacctctgagagagagacttccCAGGATGAGAGTGGCTCCTCCTCTCATGCCACTGAGCCAACCGCACAGTACCCTTCACACACATTTCCAACgacacagccaatcagcaacAATCAGGCCATAAGCACAGTGGATAATGGACCCATCGTACAGTCTGGCAACCCTGAGGTGGAGAACATGTTCCAATCTGGCAACTTGGAGAAAAGATCAACATTCTGTAATGAAGAGGATCTGCCTGAGTCACAATCCAACACCAGTGCAGAAATGGTGTAATTTGTCCTTACAATTGGCAACCCACAGAGAACTAattttgtgcagtttgtttATGCAGAGATTTGTATTTTAAATCCTTTAGTCTGACATTGAACATCAGGAGATCAGGATTCTAGTCATTTTTTGTATAGAGATATTTTTATAGGTTTCACCATATTTAACTAAACCACATCTATGTAGCGTTCGTAGACTGATTAGAGAAAAAAGGTTTTGCTTGCTTTACCAATTTGTGATTGATTATGTGGTAGATTTTTATACTAAACAGTGATTtctaaatatatacatatatccgTTTTGTTACCTGGATGAAAATGTAAAACGTCTGCATTCCCTGAAACTATTTGTCTTTTGTCACAAAAGACACTGAGCTCTCTGCTGGGAAAAGCACAGCTTGTTTTGATTTTAGGCATCTGATAAACAATGCTCACTACGTTAActtttatgtaaatgaaaaataaatctcATAGACGTACAGCAGTCGAGAAATGGCCGTGTCAGTCAAGGAACATCGTTGAATAATATGAGTGAAGTTCATCTGAATTTTCTTCCTAAATCTGCCGTTCAATTTGAAGCATTTACGAATTTAAATTCTGAGTGAGAGGCGCAGTGGTtggcgctgtcgcctcacagcaagaatttcctgggttcgattcccggccgggtggccagggtcctttctgtttgcatgttctccccgtgtctgcgtgggttccttcccacagtccaaagaatgtgtttgtctgtgtgtctgccctgcgatggacttgcgtctccccaccttttgcccagtTAGCGCTGGGAtagctccagcaccccccgcgtcCCTGATTAGggtaagcggcttagaaaatgaatgaatgactgaagtACACTCTGAGCGATTGTCAGTGTGCGACTGTCGGTCTTGACTGTTCCCAGGTTTTGAACACCCGATGCGGAACTACAGACAGGTGTATTTGTTTTTAGCGGGATTGTTTTTAGTGAAGCACTGACCGGAGCGTGCTGGTGAGTCTGGCTACGGAAGCGACTCCGGTGCTGGGTCCTGAGATGCAGAAGTTTCGGGAGAACAGGggacagtgaaagaaaatgcaATAATAATGAACGTTTTAAGATGACTACTCATTTAAGGTTTGAAACTGACATTGCCAATATAATTTCATATATAATGTAATCTTATAATACGTTCAGCATGAGGTAGCGTGTCGCCAAAGTTGACCGAGTTTTAATCCATGGCTGACATTAACAAGACTGCCGTGATCCGGTTGGACTTGACATTGAAGTATCATTCACGCAATGGCGTGACTTTAACACGTGAAGACCTCACTGAAGCAACACGTCTGTTAtcttgaaaaatattcagtttCTTTTCCTTGTTCGCATTGACAGATATTGACCAAAGCAGTCGGACGACAGTGCGTGTGTCGTAGGAGTTTGGACTCATTTGGGAGCTTGTTCATTTCTGTGACAGGATGGAGTTGATTTGTCTTCgacttttcaaaactgaaacgCTGTTCCCACTGAAAGCTCTCAACCGATGTCGGACGCGTCACCGTTTAACTTCGCTACGAGCGATTCGAGAGAAGAACAAATGTACAGTTGACAAAAAACCTAGACTTCACGGGCTTCAGCCGTCCTGTTGTCTGCAGTCAACCACGTTACTACATTTGACTCAGCCGGCACCTTTGCAGACAGCAACACCAAGACTCTGGTCTTTCAGTGCCCCGGATAAGAGAACTCCTTTTCTCCGCGTCGCAGCGGCGAGTCAGTCCGCACAGCTGTTCCACACGTCGGGTCGACTAAGAGCCATAACCACCCCCCTCATATTGCTGGTCATTAAACCTATCCAGAAGCTTCTTGCTATTATATTGGGCAGGTAAGTCTGACAGTACTCCCCCAGAAGGAGCATAGTGTACGTGGATTtccaaccttacacacacatgcccagtTCAGCTGGCCAGGATTGTAAGGATGTTGGTATTAGAGTAGAACCCGTTACTTTagggctggaaaaaaaacatctgggAGTGTGACCCTTCTGAGGAGGTCACCCAGTCAGGATCTGGTGTTTGTGGATGATTTTGTCAAAGTGCCAGTGAAGAAGGGTGGAACCTGTTTTAGGACACGTTTCTCTCTCACGCCTGTTTTCTGTAGGAGTATCAGGAAGTGGTGGGTCGCCCTGCCGCCAAACAAACGGCAGCTGCTGCGTGAAACGCTGTGGAGACGGCGCTGGCACCTGGCGGCCGGAGGAGCCACTCTGCTGCTCTTCATCTCGCTCTTCTTCCTCACCCACCTGGATGAGTGTCCAGTGACGGGGAGGACCAGACTGCTGGTCTTCTCCAGAGAGAACTTCATGGAGCTGGCTACGCTC
This sequence is a window from Chanos chanos chromosome 4, fChaCha1.1, whole genome shotgun sequence. Protein-coding genes within it:
- the mysm1 gene encoding histone H2A deubiquitinase MYSM1, whose product is MAEELDVIDIEGDEFDDNGSDFDGGGTLQDQYLESAWKPDSAALPWTLDSSISEENREAIENMLLEEQYYFAGKTVPKVAWTTDSPKVKKSAVRSTGAPARWSQEERELFETGLAQFGRRWTKICRLIGTRTVLQVKTYARQYFKNKAKVEGRAVVLSAESQSDPVQSLGPVRSHLPALTNAVRIEQLSDDEDVDITDDLSDEGVQTGSQEEQEGEQRESEEPDSQGEPSLSGTPPADTLTDGGDPGPVGPADSDRTGLCGEQADPGPAERSETQTSPPASPDTHPPSADANGTLEKEAVGEESEEEQEEGAELKAPEQEVTLDMSVITEEEKQAIPEFFEGRPSKTPERYVKIRNYILDQWLRTKPRYLNKTSVRPGLKNCGDVNCIGRIHTYLELIGAINFNCDQAVYNRPRTVDRSRLKEGKDALEAYQLAQRLQSMRTRKRRVRDMWGNWCDAKDLEGQTFEHLSAEELALRREEMKRQPKPCKLPKHRGVSVDPFQLIPCRVFGEERQEPFKVIVCAEALVVMDMHAHVSLGEVIGLLGGDYDEEKRELKICAAEPCSSLSTGLQCEMDPVSQTQASEMLGVKGHRVVGWYHSHPAFDPNPSVRDIDTQAKYQSYFSRGGAPFIGVIVSPYNPSNPSPVSQITCLVVNEEIGPSGTNQKVPYKFQFQNSPEIPDWSEVMRRAEWVVFKYRKSHGSVPMDRLFRRDSSFTCLEKMLASLRKVLDQLPEVEMETVLVQIETLFVTYFTSERETSQDESGSSSHATEPTAQYPSHTFPTTQPISNNQAISTVDNGPIVQSGNPEVENMFQSGNLEKRSTFCNEEDLPESQSNTSAEMV